A genomic region of Prionailurus bengalensis isolate Pbe53 chromosome D1, Fcat_Pben_1.1_paternal_pri, whole genome shotgun sequence contains the following coding sequences:
- the LOC122482602 gene encoding olfactory receptor 52B6 produces MAFSSARSTTAMNDSDTRTTGCLLTGIPGLEHLHIWLSIPFCTMYVAALAGNGILICIILSQPSLHEPMYIFLSMLASADILLSTSTMPKTLANFWLGSSHISFDGCLTQMFFIHFLFVADSAVLLAMAFDRFVAICSPLRYTTVLTSTVIGKIVAATLTRSLIIMFPSIFLLKRLRYCRINIIAHTFCEHMGIARLSCSDISINVWYGLAAALLSTGLDIILITVSYIHILRAVFRLPSRNARSKALSTCGSHICVILLFYIPALFSVFAYRFGGRRIPRYVHILLANLYVVIPPMLNPIIYGARTKQIWEGAKQMFSHLAKESK; encoded by the coding sequence ATGGCCTTTTCATCTGCCAGGAGCACGACTGCCATGAACGACTCTGACACTCGCACGACAGGCTGCCTCCTTACTGGCATCCCTGGGCTGGAGCACCTGCACATCTGGCTCTCCATCCCCTTCTGCACCATGTATGTAGCCGCCCTGGCAGGCAACGGCATTTTAATTTGTATCATCCTCTCACAGCCAAGCCTGCACGAGCCCATGTACATATTCCTGTCCATGCTGGCCAGTGCAGATATCTTGCTCTCCACTTCCACTATGCCCAAAACACTGGCCAACTTCTGGCTAGGTTCCAGCCACATTTCCTTTGATGGCTGCCTCACCCAAATGTTCTTCATCCACTTCCTCTTTGTGGCCGACTCTGCAGTCCTGCTGGCCATGGCCTTTGACCGCTTTGTGGCCATCTGCTCCCCTCTGCGATATACCACAGTCCTCACGAGCACCGTCATTGGGAAGATCGTCGCTGCCACCCTGACCCGCAGCCTCATCATCATGTTTCCATCCATCTTTCTTCTCAAGCGCCTGCGCTATTGCCGGATCAACATCATTGCACACACTTTTTGTGAGCACATGGGCATCGCCCGTCTGTCTTGTTCTGATATCTCCATCAATGTCTGGTACGGGTTGGCAGCTGCCCTACTCTCCACAGGCCTGGACATCATCCTTATCACTGTTTCCTACATTCACATCCTACGAGCTGTCTTCCGTCTCCCTTCTCGAAATGCCCGGTCCAAGGCCCTGAGCACATGTGGCTCCCACATCTGTGTCATCCTACTCTTCTACATCCCtgcccttttctctgtctttgcctACAGGTTCGGTGGGAGACGCATCCCACGCTATGTCCATATCCTCCTGGCCAACCTCTATGTGGTCATCCCGCCTATGCTCAATCCCATTATTTATGGAGCAAGGACCAAGCAGATTTGGGAAGGGGCTAAACAGATGTTTTCACATCTTGCCAAGGAATCTAAATAA
- the TRIM6 gene encoding tripartite motif-containing protein 6, protein MTSAVLVDIQEEVTCPICLELLTEPLSIDCGHSFCQACITGNSAEWVIGQEGESSCPVCQTSYRPGDLRPNRHLANIAERLREVVLGPGMQLKASLCAHHGEKLQLFCKEDGKLICWLCERSQEHRGHHTVLMEEVAHEYQEKFQESLRKLRQEQQEAERLKAVIIGKRTSWKNQMEPERHRIQTQFNKLRSILDKEEQRQLKKLEEEERKGLSILEEAEDELDQQSQSLRELISDLELRCQGSAMELLQDVSDVMKRSEFWTLKKPEALPTKLKSMFRVPDLKRMLRVFRELTDVQSYWVDVTLNPHTANLNLVMSKNRRQVRFVGATLPGSYLEEHYDCGILGSQHFSSGKHYWEVDVAKKTDWILGVCSNSAEPTYCFNQFTNNRNVYSRYQPQSGYWVIGLHHKHEYRAYEESSTSLLLSMMVPPRRVGIFLDYEAGTVSFYNVTNHGFPIYTFSKYYFPSTLSPYFNPCNCVIPMTLRRPSS, encoded by the exons ATGACCTCAGCAGTCCTGGTGGACATACAAGAGGAGGTGACCTGTCCCATCTGCCTGGAGCTCCTGACAGAACCCCTGAGCATAGACTGTGGCCACAGCTTCTGCCAGGCCTGCATCACAGGGAACAGCGCAGAATGGGTGATAGGCCAAGAAGGGGAAAGCAGCTGTCCTGTGTGCCAGACCAGCTACCGGCCCGGGGACCTGCGGCCGAATCGGCACCTGGCCAACATCGcagagagactcagagaggtggTGTTGGGCCCCGGGATGCAGCTGAAGGCGAGTCTCTGTGCACACCATGGAGAGAAACTCCAGCTCTTCTGCAAGGAAGATGGGAAGCTCATCTGCTGGCTTTGTGAGCGGTCTCAGGAGCACCGTGGTCACCACACAGTCCTCATGGAGGAGGTTGCCCATGAGTACCAG GAGAAGTTCCAGGAGTctctgaggaagctgaggcaagAGCAGCAGGAAGCCGAGAGACTAAAAGCTGTTATCATAGGGAAGAGGACATCCTGGAAG AATCAGATGGAACctgagagacacaggatccagaCACAGTTTAATAAGTTGAGAAGCATCCTGGACAAAGAAGAGCAACGACAGTTGAAaaagctggaggaggaagagaggaaggggctgaGTATTTTAGAAGAGGCTGAGGATGAGCTGGACCAGCAGAGCCAGTCACTGAGGGAGCTCATCTCAGACCTGGAGCTTCGGTGTCAGGGGTCGGCAATGGAGCTGCTGCAG gATGTGAGTGATGTCATGAAAAG AAGTGAGTTCTGGACCCTAAAGAAGCCAGAAGCTCTGCCCACCAAGCTGAAGAGTATGTTTCGAGTCCCAGATCTGAAAAGGATGCTGCGAGTGTTTAGAG AACTGACGGATGTCCAGAGCTACTGGG TGGACGTGACTCTGAATCCACACACGGCTAACTTAAATCTTGTCATGTCTAAAAACCGGAGACAAGTGAGATTTGTGGGTGCCACGCTGCCTGGGTCTTACCTGGAAGAGCATTATGACTGTGGTATCCTGGGCTCCCAACATTTCTCCTCTGGGAAACACTACTGGGAGGTAGATGTGGCCAAGAAGACTGACTGGATCCTGGGGGTGTGCAGTAATTCAGCGGAACCCACGTACTGTTTCAACCAGTTTACGAATAATCGAAATGTTTACTCCAGATATCAACCTCAAAGTGGATACTGGGTGATTGGGCTACATCATAAACATGAATATAGAGCCTATGAGGAATCTTCCACTTCCCTGCTCCTCTCTATGATGGTGCCCCCTCGCCGGGTTGGGATTTTCTTAGACTATGAGGCTGGCACTGTCTCCTTTTACAATGTCACAAACCATGGCTTTCCCATCTACACCTTCTCTAAATATTACTTTCCTAGCACCCTTTCTCCATATTTTAATCCCTGCAACTGTGTGATCCCGATGACCCTGCGTCGCCCAAGCTCTTGA